Below is a window of Polyodon spathula isolate WHYD16114869_AA chromosome 42, ASM1765450v1, whole genome shotgun sequence DNA.
tataatatactcttATATAATATAGAGTACATTTACCTTTCGACATCTTAACATGTTTCACATGTCCGTTTAGTTTTTACAGTAGTACCTTCGACacatctacatatatatatatatctacataatatattatatttatttatagataatatataggAAAATCTTTCAAATCTTACATgaaatgttacatatatatatatatatatgaaatataataatatatatatatatatatatatataaatgttttaagcATTTATATTCTTCGACATGTAACATGTGTCACGCTGGTAAAATTGGTATATTAACCATTACCCCAAGTAGTAAGAAATTTACTTTACTCTTACaaaatgttatgtaataatgcaaaaaaacaaacaaaaaaacaacaaaaaactaaattaaggCACACGGTGAACGCTGGTAGAATGTGGTAAATTAACACGGACCCCCAAGAAGAAGAAATTGTGGgactctttctgtctgtctgtctcaatgCCTGCctatccgtctgtctgtctgtctcaatgcctgcctgtctgtcctgtctgtctgcctgtctgtctgtctgtctgtctgtctcaatgcctgcctgtctgtctgtctgtctcaatgCCTCAGACAGACGGACGAGTTACTGTACTGGACAAAACGACAGACAGCAGACATAGTTACGGACGACAGACAGTCAGTCCATCTGTAGTTACGGACGGACGGACAGCCTGACAGACAGAGTTACTGACGTCTGACGGTCATCCAGACAGAGAGAGTTACGGACGGACAGGACACAGACAGACATAGTTACGGACGGAGACGGACTGGCTCCTTCAGACAGAAAGAAGAGGTCGTACGGACCTACAGCACAGAGAGAGTTCGACGACGGACCAGTCTCAGACAGCAGAGAGTTACGGACGGACGGACAGACGAGACAGAGAGAGTTACGGACGGacggggacagacagacagagagcctTAGACGGACGCTGTCTGcctgtgcgtctgtctgtctgtctgtctctctgtctgtctgtctgcctgcctgcctgtctctctctctgtctgtctgcctgcctgcctgtctgtctgtctgtctgtctctctcaatTGCCTGACCTGTCCCTGACAGCAGACTCTCTCTGTCCTCAATCCTGCCTGTCCTGTCCCTCTCTCATGACTGACTGTAGACTGACTGACATACAAGAGAGGCAGTCTTACGGCCTGTACTCTTTTTTTGTCtgcctgccctgcctgcctgtctgtctgtctgtctctctgtctgaaTGCCtcgaatgaaaaaaaaaaccgttATCAGTGGAATCTTTGAGATTTCAAAATAACGGCGTTCGAACGCTGatgcccctcccccctcctccctccctccctcctccactCTCCTCCTCCACTGCCGCCcggtcctctctctctccctctctctctttaaTTCATTCATTATAAAGAGCTAGCCCAGCCAAACGCCGTAGCCGCGCCCTCCTTCCTTTACTCCATTCGGTCAGccgaggggagaggaggggagaggagagacagcGCCGGTTTTCACTTCGTCCGGACGGCGAAACTACCGTTTTTTGAGCCGCCGCGGTTTCTAAGAGAACGAACCCGAGTTTGAGAAGCAAATCGCGGCTTTACACACGGCAGCGAGCCCAGAGGGAGGGAGAGCGGGTGAATGAAGGTGGAAATTCATTCAGTTTTAAACAAATCACAAgcacaaagtattattattattattaatataataataataataataataataataataatagacaagaTCTGACCTCTGGCGCTTTCTGGAGTTGCTCGTTCGCCTAGGGGACAATAAGtaattgattattgattattattattattattattattattattattattattattattattattattattattattattattattattattattattattattattattattattattattaacgagtTACAAATCTGATCCGAGACCGAAAACGTGGAGAGTTTTCAATTATCATCGTTTTCAAAACCGGATTACAATTTAGAAATGTTAACGAGAAACGTTAGCTGTGTACTGCGAACTTTTTAAATATATCGGAAGAATGAGCCATATggattttaaaagtaacaaaagcttgcttatttatttatttattcaaaagtacttttctgtgggttttttttcccctaccAGTAGTACTGGagaatagtatttaaaaaaaaactataatgacTATAcgtttagttttatatttattattattattattattattattattattattattattatatcatagttctttttttccacaaaaagtatttttttttttttttttttttttttttaaaggcttgtcACTTTTAAATTTGgtggtttgtttttgtcactAAAACAGTAGTTAAAGTCAAATATGGGTTCCCATAACACCAGAACCTTTTATATATTGATAtggatatatatatgtgtgtgtgtgtgtgtgtgtgtgtgtgtgtgtgtgtgtgtgtgtggtgtatatatatatatatatatatatatgtatatatatatttaaaaatctctGTTGTTTTGCTTGGGTCCAGTCGGTATCTCGATGGCTTTCCTGAACGGGCCTCGTTTGCTGGACTTGGCGAGCTCCCCTCGGCACCTCCAGTTCAATAAATACGTGCTGACCGGTTACCGGCCCGTGTCCTCGGTCAGCGAGTGTATCAAGAGCCTCTTCTACCTTCACAACGAACTGGGGAACATTTACACACACGGTGAGTAGCTTTAACAatccgctgcacagcagtgtgatccagtcctgctttcactaggagtttaataatcagactcccgctgcacagcagtgtgatccagtcctgctttcactaggagtttaataatcagactcccgctgcacagcagtgtgatccagtcctgctttcactaggagtttaataatcagactcccgctgcacagcagtgtgatccagtcctgctttcactaggagtttaataatcagactcccgctgcacagcagtgtgatccagtcctgctttcactaggagtttaataatcagactcccgctgcacagcagtgtgatccagtcctgctttcactaggagtttaataatcagactcccgctgcacagcagtgtgatccagtcctgctttcactaggagtttaataatcagactcccgctgcacagcagtgtgatccagtcctgctttcactaggagtttaataatcagactcccgctgcacagcagtgtgatccagtcctgctttcactaggagtttaataatcagactcccgctgcacagcagtgtgatccagtcctgctttcactaggagtttaataatcagactcccgctgcacagcagtgtgatccagtcctgctttcactaggagtttaataatcagactcccgctgcacagcagtgtgatccagtcctgctttcactaggagtttaataatcagactcccgctgcacagcagtgtgatccagtcctgctttcactaggagtttaataatcagactcccgctgcacagcagtgtgatccagtcctgctttcactaggagtttaataatcagactcccgctgcacagcagtgtgatccagtcctgctttcactaggagtttaataatcagactcccgctgcacagcagtgtgatccagtcctgctttcactaggagtttaataatcagactcccgctgcacagcagtgtgatccagtcctgctttcactaggagtttaataatcagactcccgctgcacagcagtgtgatccagtcctgctttcactaggagtttaataatcagactcccgctgcacagcagtgtgatccagtcctgctttcactaggagtttaataatcagactcccgctgcacagcggtgtgatccagtcctgctttcactaggagtttaataatcagactcccgctgcacagcggtgtgatccagtcctgctttcactaggagtttaataatcagactcccgctgcacagcagtgtgatccagtcctgctttcactaggagtttaataatcagactcccgctgcacagcagtgtgatccagtcctgctttcactaggagtttaataatcagactcccgctgcacagcagtgtgatccagtcctgctttcactaggagtttaataatcagactcccgctgcacagcagtgtgatccagtcctgctttcactaggagtttaataatcagactcccgctgcacagcggtgtgatccagtcctgctttcactaggagtttaataatcagactcccgctgcacagcggtgtgatccagtcctgctttcactaggagtttaataatcagactcccgctgcacagcagtgtgatccagtcctgctttcactaggagtttaataatcagactcccgctgcacagcagtgtgatccagtcctgctttcactaggagtttaataatcagactcccgctgcacagcagtgtgatccagtcctgctttcactaggagtttaataatcagactcccgctgcacagcagtgtgatccagtcctgctttcactaggagtttaataatcagactcccgctgcacagcggtgtgatccagtcctgctttcactaggagtttaataatcagactcccgctgcacagcggtgtgatccagtcctgctttcactaggagtttaataatcagactcccgctgcacagcggtgtgatccagtcctgctttcactaggagtttaataatcagactcccgctgcacagcggtgtgatccagtcctgctttcactaggagtttaataatcagactcccgctgcacagcggtgtgatccagtcctgctttcactaggagtttaataatcagactcccgctgcacagcagtgtgatccagtcctgctttcactaggagtttaataatcagactcccgctgcacagcagtgtgatccagtcctgctttcactaggagtttaataatcagactcccgctgcacagcagtgtgatccagtcctgctttcactaggagtttaataatcagactcccgctgcacagcagtgtgatccagtcctggtttcactaggagtttaataataagacacacctgagcttgttagccagacacactgggggctgagtTTGACTCTACAATATAttccttggtgtctgtgttagtttacttcATTCTCCCTGCAATGGGTAGGTGTGTAGTTCactccagggttttatatcagtgttatgcACTCTGTGTTTTTGCATGCTGTACGCTCTGACACACAATCGGCCCTCTGTTTTTCCGTGCTGTAGGTCACGGCTCCGCTGAGCAGCTTACCGTATTGAGAGGAGACTTCACCGCTGGGCTGGCTAACAATGTAATCTATTTAGTTGTGACCTTAATCTTTCCATACCCCCACTAGCGAATTCAGCACAAAGCCACACCAAACAGAGCAGGTGGTGAAATTAGCTTTCTCAAGTGAAATTCATTTggcagaggcttttatccaaagcaagagtagggggtgggggtgaactctgcatcttctacagctgctgctgctgcagagtcacttccaataggacctcgtttgttttgcgtctcgtccgaaggacggagcacaaggaggttcagtgacttgcacagggtcgcacacaaacacacacacacacacacacacagggagtcagtgactgagccgggatttgaacctcctggtaccaagatcccttttctttaaccactggatcagcGAGCCTGCCTTTTGAAGCTATCTTGTAAGTATTGTATTAGATTCTGTGACCCTGGTTCCACACTCAAATGGTAATTTCCATTAAATCCCCCCTCTAGTGGAAGGGTGTGTTAACGCACAGGATAGACGGGGTACCCCCAGAACAATCcttgcagggatggaagtaagactcctgttccacagcagtgtgatccagtcctggtttcactaggagtttaataatcagacacacctgagcttgttagctagacacactgggggctgatcaagctggtaataaaacctggactggatcacgctgctgtgcaataggagtctgattcccatctaTATGTTTGGAGACCTTAATCAGTTCAACACACGTTCAGCACCTTAAGACGCCACTTTGATATATTTGACGAACCCGAACTGTTTTCAGACTTGACTTGTTCTTTTGGTTTGGTATTCAGTTGATGCAGAGGAGGTTGCTGTGTGATCAGCAGGGCATTCAGCATGGAGCAACGATGTGCTCTCTGTGCTGCTAACGAGGCAACCAATAACAAAGCAGGCTTGTTTACTTTCTAGAAAACTGCAGTGGTTACTGTAGTGAGGCCAAAACATGATTCAAACAGTACCCCCTCTGTTTCAATAGCCCTAgttgtatatattatactggactgtggctccagcagtgcttcacacagcccccctgagtttcaatagccatagttttatatattatactggactgtggctccagcaatgattcaaacagcccccctgagtttcaatagccatagttttatatattatactgaactgtggctccagcaatgattcagacagtccccctgagtttcaatagccatagttttatatattatactggactgtggctccagcagtgcttcagacagcccccctgagtttcaatagccatagttttatatattatactggactgtggctccagcagtgcttcagacagcccccctgagtttcaatagccatagttttatatattatactggactgtggctccagcagtgcttcagacagcccccctgagtttcaatagccatagtttcatatattatactggactgtggctccagcagtgcttcagacagcccccctgagttccaatagccatagttttatttattatactggactgtggaatgggtgaaactgctattcaATATGGCAATAGGAGTCAATTTCCATccctgcgcacacacacagtcataACATTGGTAGCTGGTAAGAACTACAGAGTGGAggattctgggaagtgtagtctgCCTCTCACCCTCTGCCTCTGCTCCCGCAGGTATCCCTCTGCTGTGCTTCCTGTTCCTGCTGCCTCTCAGTATCCCGTGGGCTCAGATCAGCGTAACGTGGCTGGGGGTTGTCCACTTCCTGGCCTGCCTGTCCCCTCAGCTGGGCTCGGTGCTCTACCACCTGTTCATGAACCACGAGGGCGGCGCACCCGTCTACCGCACCCTGCTCACCCTGGACATGTGCGGGATCTGCATGGTCAACACGCTGGGTGAGTGGagcacacagagacactgagattcactgagacacactgagacactgacacacagatgCTTAGAGAcagtcacacacaacacacacactctcacatacTGTGATGCGCTTACACTGAGAGTACCTATCTGAGGCTCCCTCacagtttctgtctctccctccctcctcctcccttctctctctctctcccctctcaggaGCCCTCCCCATCGTGTACACCACTCTGCTGTGCTACCCCTCCACCCGCACCGTGGCTCTGCTCTCCTACACCCTCCTCTCTTCCTACGCCATCTACTGCGCCGTGTCGGCGACCAGCTGCTACCGCCGGCTGCAAGCCTTCGCCTGGCAGGCCCTGTTCAGGTTCCTGCTCTTCTACACGCGCTGGGCGGGGCTGGGGGCCGGGAGCCCCACCGCCCTGCGCCACTTCCTCACCACGGACCTCCTGGCCCTCCTTGGGGGTCTCATCAACATCACAAGGGTCCCGGAGCGCTGGCGGCCCGGTCTCTTCGACTACTGGTGCAACA
It encodes the following:
- the LOC121305231 gene encoding progestin and adipoQ receptor family member 4-like encodes the protein MAFLNGPRLLDLASSPRHLQFNKYVLTGYRPVSSVSECIKSLFYLHNELGNIYTHGIPLLCFLFLLPLSIPWAQISVTWLGVVHFLACLSPQLGSVLYHLFMNHEGGAPVYRTLLTLDMCGICMVNTLGALPIVYTTLLCYPSTRTVALLSYTLLSSYAIYCAVSATSCYRRLQAFAWQALFRFLLFYTRWAGLGAGSPTALRHFLTTDLLALLGGLINITRVPERWRPGLFDYWCNSHQIMHVLAVGSILYLHWGVLDDLLWISSYRCPP